One window of Uloborus diversus isolate 005 chromosome 3, Udiv.v.3.1, whole genome shotgun sequence genomic DNA carries:
- the LOC129219131 gene encoding ARL14 effector protein-like, which translates to METCSVGEVTHSDCHLLSFVKKKDTKSTKNLSESELTLLKLRTGASNELKTICLHHQCVYLQKYEFLQKCCCDPFERHKSSIQKGLRIVTLELSRTISAKGFQVKPGQKLCANCRNKFSQLNEFSDDIEKTSESRNSSEEEDDGLNLNELKKLQKKKTNRGTEFFFA; encoded by the coding sequence ATGGAGACATGTAGCGTTGGAGAAGTTACGCATAGTGATTGTCATTTGTTGAGTTTTGTCAAGAAAAAGGACACAAAGAGTACTAAAAACCTCTCTGAATCTGAGTTAACTTTATTGAAATTAAGAACAGGTGCAAGCaatgagttaaaaactatttgtcttcatcatcaaTGTGTGTATTTGCAAAAGTATGAATTTTTACAAAAGTGTTGTTGTGATCCTTTTGAAAGACACAAATCTTCAATTCAGAAAGGACTTCGCATTGTAACTTTAGAACTAAGTAGGACTATTTCAGCAAAAGGATTTCAAGTGAAACCAGGACAGAAGCTTTGTGCGAATTGCAGGAACAAGTTTTCTCAGTTGAATGAATTTTCTGACGATATTGAAAAAACCAGTGAAAGCAGAAATTCCTCAGAAGAAGAAGATGATGGATTGAATCTTAacgagttaaaaaaattacaaaaaaaaaagacaaatcgaGGAACTGAATTCTTCTTTGCATGA